A portion of the Syntrophales bacterium genome contains these proteins:
- a CDS encoding glycosyltransferase, with product MHYNTALRGYTAKRVEEIESADILVGIPCYNSEATIAHVIQMVTHGLAKHYKERRAVIFIADGGSTDDSREAAREFQIKPWQEKIVSIYRGPAGKGTALRSVFEAANRLGVQACAVVDSDLRSITPDWVKYLLYPVLENGYQFVAPVYVRHKYDGTITNNIVYNLTRALYGKRIRQPIGGDFALSSEVARFYAEQDVWETDVARYGIDSWMTTNAITQGFRICQSNLGVKIHDVKDPGQHLGTMFRQVVWTIFSLMEKHENYWKGIRGSEPVETFGFEEYREPEAIKVDLEGMIQHFKIGFQQFSALWKDIFCRECFEEIRKATKMEASHFYLSTDAWVQILYELAATFHAWRVNRYKLVDLMTPLYYARVASFVRQTWEMSSQEAEALVEEQCLKFEKHKDYLIHLWDQKSG from the coding sequence ATGCATTATAACACAGCATTGAGGGGTTACACGGCAAAACGGGTCGAGGAGATCGAATCCGCCGATATCCTCGTTGGTATCCCATGCTACAATAGTGAGGCTACCATCGCCCATGTGATCCAGATGGTTACCCATGGCCTGGCGAAACATTACAAAGAGCGAAGAGCTGTGATTTTCATTGCCGACGGAGGATCAACAGACGATAGCCGGGAGGCGGCCAGAGAGTTTCAGATCAAGCCCTGGCAGGAAAAGATCGTCTCCATATACCGGGGGCCGGCAGGCAAGGGAACAGCCCTGAGGTCTGTGTTCGAGGCGGCAAATCGGCTCGGGGTTCAGGCATGCGCCGTGGTGGATTCAGACCTTCGCAGCATCACACCGGACTGGGTTAAATATCTCCTGTATCCCGTGCTGGAAAATGGATACCAGTTCGTGGCTCCGGTCTATGTCCGACACAAGTATGATGGAACCATCACCAATAATATCGTATATAACCTTACCAGGGCCCTCTACGGCAAGCGTATCCGACAGCCGATCGGTGGAGACTTTGCCCTCTCAAGTGAAGTGGCCAGGTTTTACGCTGAGCAGGACGTATGGGAAACGGATGTGGCCCGATACGGCATTGATAGCTGGATGACCACAAACGCCATCACTCAGGGTTTCCGAATCTGTCAGTCTAACCTGGGTGTCAAGATCCACGATGTCAAGGATCCCGGGCAGCACCTGGGGACGATGTTCCGTCAGGTAGTCTGGACCATCTTCTCTCTCATGGAAAAACATGAGAACTACTGGAAAGGGATTCGTGGGAGCGAGCCGGTAGAGACCTTCGGTTTCGAGGAGTATAGGGAACCGGAAGCGATAAAGGTGGATCTGGAAGGGATGATCCAGCACTTCAAGATAGGTTTCCAGCAATTTTCTGCCTTATGGAAGGATATCTTCTGCAGGGAGTGCTTTGAGGAAATCAGAAAGGCCACTAAAATGGAGGCGAGCCATTTCTATCTTTCCACCGATGCCTGGGTTCAGATACTCTATGAGTTAGCGGCTACCTTCCATGCCTGGCGTGTCAACCGCTACAAACTGGTAGATTTGATGACGCCGCTGTACTACGCCCGGGTGGCCTCTTTCGTCAGGCAAACCTGGGAAATGTCCTCTCAGGAGGCCGAAGCTCTGGTGGAGGAACAGTGTCTGAAATTTGAGAAACACAAGGATTACCTGATTCATCTGTGGGATCAAAAATCTGGATAA
- a CDS encoding amino acid permease gives MKKFDTEVRLAREMTLMDATLIGVGAMIGAGIFVLIGIAAGVAGPALILCFALNGFVALFTAMSYAELGSCYHDAGGGYLWVKEGLPKWNGFLSGWMSWFAHAVACSLYALGFG, from the coding sequence GTGAAAAAATTTGATACCGAGGTTCGCCTGGCCCGGGAAATGACATTGATGGATGCCACTCTTATCGGGGTTGGCGCAATGATCGGGGCGGGTATTTTCGTTTTGATCGGTATTGCCGCCGGCGTGGCCGGTCCGGCGCTTATCCTCTGTTTCGCATTGAACGGATTTGTAGCGCTCTTCACGGCTATGTCATACGCTGAGTTGGGTTCTTGTTATCATGATGCCGGCGGCGGCTATCTCTGGGTAAAGGAGGGCCTACCCAAGTGGAACGGCTTTTTATCAGGATGGATGAGCTGGTTTGCCCACGCTGTGGCGTGTAGTTTGTATGCCCTGGGTTTCGG